The Alteromonas stellipolaris genome includes a region encoding these proteins:
- a CDS encoding alpha/beta hydrolase fold domain-containing protein, protein MTFSSSTSEASAHNTDTAKSTTESLLTVPTKMVPLPRAASDELKSAISEYPMPSVDEVINNTPQSVEQWRELIQKRNGDQKKKIKKMRKQFDVDVSLEKINGVTVRRLTPKTIAPEFKNKVFIDVHGGAYVFFAGLPSIEESLLIAHRVGITVISIDYRMPPHAPFPAALNDVVSVYSSLAAEHGAHNLFIGGTSAGAGLVLSAVQTLIETKQSLPLAVYAGTPWADLTKTGDTLYTNEGIDRILLTYQGFLAASAKLYAGSESLTHPSISSLYGNFDGFPPTLLVSGTRDMFLSDTVRVNRKLRNANVRTQLEVFEGLSHADYVVAYETPESLSVYQELKQFLLSVSTNSFD, encoded by the coding sequence ATGACATTTTCGTCTTCTACATCTGAAGCTTCTGCCCACAACACTGATACAGCCAAATCGACTACTGAATCTTTGTTAACAGTGCCGACTAAAATGGTACCGCTACCTCGCGCTGCGAGCGATGAACTTAAAAGCGCTATCTCTGAATACCCCATGCCGTCAGTTGATGAAGTCATTAACAACACGCCTCAATCTGTAGAGCAGTGGCGTGAATTGATTCAAAAAAGAAACGGCGATCAGAAAAAGAAAATCAAAAAAATGCGAAAGCAGTTTGATGTTGATGTGTCTTTGGAAAAAATTAATGGCGTAACGGTCAGGCGACTTACGCCTAAGACAATTGCACCTGAATTTAAAAACAAGGTGTTTATTGATGTACACGGGGGAGCCTACGTGTTTTTTGCTGGGCTTCCCAGTATAGAAGAAAGCTTATTAATCGCCCATAGAGTCGGTATTACAGTGATTAGTATCGACTATAGAATGCCACCTCATGCGCCATTTCCCGCTGCGCTTAACGATGTAGTGTCGGTTTATAGCAGCTTGGCTGCAGAGCATGGCGCACATAACCTTTTTATAGGTGGCACATCTGCAGGAGCAGGATTGGTACTTTCTGCCGTGCAAACGCTTATTGAAACAAAACAATCGTTGCCGTTGGCGGTGTATGCTGGCACCCCTTGGGCTGATTTGACGAAAACCGGCGATACCCTTTATACCAATGAAGGTATTGATCGCATATTGTTGACATACCAAGGTTTTCTAGCCGCTTCAGCTAAGTTGTATGCAGGGAGTGAGAGCTTAACCCACCCGTCTATTTCCTCTCTTTATGGCAATTTTGATGGCTTTCCGCCTACGTTGCTCGTATCGGGCACGCGGGATATGTTTTTAAGTGATACGGTACGAGTGAATCGTAAGTTGCGTAATGCGAACGTGCGTACGCAATTAGAAGTTTTCGAAGGGTTATCCCATGCCGACTACGTTGTAGCTTATGAAACCCCAGAGTCTCTTTCTGTATACCAAGAGCTCAAGCAGTTTCTGCTAAGTGTTAGTACTAATAGTTTCGACTAA
- a CDS encoding DUF4198 domain-containing protein — protein MKKLSVTTSLVALAATLAVSFSASAHRAWLLPSSTVLSGEEAYVTFDAAISNTIFHPDHFAMNTDDLVVTAPSGETIETENSARGKYRTTFDVKLEEEGTFKITSFSSGIRAFWKDEEGNRKMWPGRGKPYVAEEFATSVPKKATDLSVTQGSRRVETFVTLGAPSEKVFTPSNEGLELIPVTHPNDLFATETATFTLLIDGKPAVGAEVEVVRGGMRYRNTQEMISVTSNNEGQINITWPQAGMYFVEISYKDDKAELPATVRTGSYSGTFEVLPL, from the coding sequence ATGAAAAAATTATCGGTAACTACATCACTGGTCGCGTTAGCCGCAACATTAGCAGTCTCATTTTCTGCCAGCGCTCACAGAGCATGGCTATTGCCAAGCTCAACAGTTCTGTCGGGTGAAGAAGCTTACGTAACGTTTGATGCCGCTATCTCAAACACTATTTTTCACCCTGATCATTTTGCAATGAATACTGATGATTTAGTGGTGACTGCGCCTAGTGGTGAAACAATAGAAACTGAAAATAGCGCACGTGGAAAGTATCGCACTACTTTCGATGTAAAATTGGAAGAGGAAGGGACGTTTAAGATCACGTCTTTCAGCTCTGGTATACGCGCTTTTTGGAAAGATGAAGAGGGTAACCGTAAAATGTGGCCTGGTCGCGGTAAGCCTTATGTAGCAGAAGAGTTTGCTACATCAGTACCTAAAAAAGCGACCGATTTAAGTGTGACTCAAGGTTCACGCCGTGTTGAAACCTTTGTTACTCTTGGTGCGCCTTCAGAAAAAGTATTTACCCCAAGCAACGAGGGCTTAGAACTTATTCCAGTAACCCACCCTAATGATTTGTTTGCTACCGAAACCGCTACCTTTACTTTACTTATTGATGGTAAGCCAGCAGTAGGTGCAGAAGTTGAAGTGGTGCGTGGCGGTATGCGTTATAGAAACACCCAAGAAATGATTTCGGTAACATCAAATAACGAAGGACAAATTAACATTACCTGGCCACAAGCAGGTATGTACTTTGTCGAAATTAGTTACAAAGATGATAAAGCTGAACTGCCAGCAACGGTAAGAACCGGAAGTTACTCAGGTACCTTTGAAGTGCTACCACTGTAA
- a CDS encoding PepSY-associated TM helix domain-containing protein gives MRFSLGSIRQWHWISGAWCLVGILLFSLTGITLNHAADIPANKKITEIDASLPASVIDEFVALPEGEAVIPDVLVDFVSDKYDVAIPASVVGEWDGIEFYAAWPGPGTDSWVAVDSELEMVTYESVDRGWISYFNDLHKGRNTGTVWPWFIDVFAVACIIFSVTGLQLLMRHAPSRASTWPVTVLGVLIPFVILLLFVH, from the coding sequence ATGCGCTTCTCATTAGGCAGCATTAGGCAATGGCATTGGATAAGCGGGGCGTGGTGTCTTGTTGGCATCTTACTGTTTTCCCTAACGGGTATAACGCTTAATCACGCTGCTGATATTCCTGCCAACAAAAAAATAACTGAAATAGATGCCTCGTTGCCTGCATCAGTAATAGATGAATTTGTGGCTTTGCCAGAAGGGGAAGCTGTTATTCCTGATGTCTTGGTGGATTTCGTATCTGATAAATATGATGTTGCTATCCCCGCTTCGGTGGTGGGGGAATGGGACGGTATTGAATTTTATGCTGCCTGGCCTGGGCCGGGTACTGACAGTTGGGTTGCTGTGGATAGCGAACTTGAAATGGTTACCTATGAAAGCGTGGATAGAGGATGGATTTCGTATTTCAACGATCTCCACAAAGGTAGAAATACCGGAACAGTGTGGCCGTGGTTTATTGATGTGTTTGCTGTTGCCTGCATTATTTTTAGTGTCACAGGTTTGCAGTTACTTATGCGTCATGCACCAAGTAGAGCATCCACCTGGCCTGTAACTGTTCTGGGCGTATTAATCCCATTTGTCATTTTGCTGTTATTTGTGCATTAG
- the rpsG gene encoding 30S ribosomal protein S7 → MPRRRVVGQRKILPEPKFSSQLLAKFMNVVMLDGKKSVAEKIVYGALDIVAEKTSKAHLDVFEEALDNIRPTVEVKSRRVGGSTYQVPVEVRPVRRNALGMRWLVDAARKRGEKSMAQRLAAEMIDASENKGSAVKKREDVHRMAEANKAFAHYRW, encoded by the coding sequence ATGCCAAGAAGAAGAGTCGTAGGTCAACGTAAAATCCTACCAGAGCCAAAATTTAGCTCACAACTGCTTGCAAAATTCATGAATGTCGTAATGCTTGACGGCAAGAAGTCAGTCGCTGAAAAAATCGTTTACGGTGCGCTCGATATTGTTGCTGAAAAAACCAGCAAAGCTCACCTAGATGTATTCGAAGAAGCACTTGATAACATCCGTCCTACTGTAGAGGTTAAATCTCGTCGTGTAGGTGGTTCAACTTATCAAGTACCAGTAGAAGTTCGTCCAGTTCGTCGTAATGCCCTAGGTATGCGTTGGTTGGTAGATGCTGCTCGTAAACGTGGCGAAAAGTCTATGGCTCAACGCCTAGCTGCTGAAATGATTGATGCATCAGAAAACAAAGGTTCTGCGGTTAAGAAACGTGAAGACGTTCACCGTATGGCCGAAGCAAACAAAGCGTTTGCTCATTACCGTTGGTAA
- the rpsL gene encoding 30S ribosomal protein S12: MATVNQLVRKPRKKPVEKSNVAALQACPQRRGVCTRVYTTTPKKPNSALRKVCRVRLTNGFEVSSYIGGEGHNLQEHSVVLIRGGRVKDLPGVRYHTVRGTLDCAGVNDRKQARSKYGAKKPKS, translated from the coding sequence ATGGCAACAGTTAACCAGTTAGTCCGCAAGCCGCGCAAAAAGCCCGTTGAAAAAAGCAACGTAGCTGCATTGCAAGCTTGTCCTCAAAGACGCGGTGTATGTACTCGTGTATATACTACTACGCCTAAGAAACCAAACTCTGCACTACGTAAAGTATGTCGTGTACGTCTAACTAACGGTTTTGAAGTTTCTTCATACATCGGTGGTGAAGGTCACAACCTACAAGAGCACAGTGTAGTACTTATCCGTGGTGGTCGTGTTAAAGATCTACCAGGTGTTCGTTATCACACAGTTCGCGGTACATTAGACTGCGCAGGTGTAAACGATCGTAAGCAAGCCCGTTCTAAGTACGGTGCGAAGAAGCCTAAGTCTTAA
- the fusA gene encoding elongation factor G, translating to MPRKTSIERYRNIGIVAHVDAGKTTTTERVLFYTGLSHKIGEVHDGAATMDWMEQEQERGITITSAATTCFWSGMEKQFDQHRINIIDTPGHVDFTIEVERSLRVLDGAVVVFCGSSGVEPQSETVWRQADKYEVPRLVFINKMDRAGADFERVVGQIRKRLGANCVPIQLNMGAEEEFHGVIDLIKMKAINWNAEDMGMTFTYEDIPAQYLDNAQKYRTEMIEAAAEASDELMDKYLEGEELTEAEIRLGLRTRTLNNEIVLATCGSAFKNKGVQAVLDAVVEYLPSPSEVKAITGVLDDKDETEAERHADDSEPFSALAFKIATDPFVGTLTFFRCYSGVVNTGDTVYNPVKGKRERFGRIVQMHAKDREEIKEVRAGDIAAAIGLKDVTTGDTLCDPNNVITLERMEFPDPVISIAVEPRSQADQEKMGLALGKLAAEDPSFKVKTDEESGQTIISGMGELHLDIIVDRMKREFKVECNVGKPQVAYRETIRKKVEVEGKFVRQSGGRGQFGHVWLRIEPQAEEGAGYEFVNDITGGVVPKEFIPAVDKGIQEQLQSGVVAGYPVLDVKVTLFDGSYHDVDSSEMAFKIAGSMGFKKGAAEANPVLLEPMMKVEVTTPEDWMGDVVGDLNRRRGMIEGMEEGVAGIKIVRAKVPLSEMFGYATDLRSQTQGRASYSMEFFNYSEAPKNVAQAIIESRI from the coding sequence ATGCCTCGTAAGACCTCGATTGAGCGTTACCGCAATATTGGTATTGTGGCTCATGTGGACGCGGGTAAAACCACGACCACAGAGAGAGTCCTGTTTTATACAGGGTTGTCTCATAAAATCGGTGAAGTGCATGATGGTGCTGCAACCATGGACTGGATGGAACAAGAGCAGGAGCGTGGTATCACTATCACGTCTGCTGCAACGACTTGTTTCTGGTCAGGCATGGAAAAGCAGTTCGATCAGCATCGTATAAACATTATAGACACGCCAGGACACGTGGACTTTACCATTGAGGTAGAACGTTCATTACGAGTTCTGGATGGGGCTGTAGTGGTTTTTTGCGGGTCTTCTGGGGTTGAACCTCAATCAGAGACAGTCTGGCGACAGGCTGACAAATATGAGGTGCCACGTCTCGTGTTCATCAATAAGATGGACCGAGCTGGCGCCGATTTTGAGCGTGTTGTGGGTCAAATCCGTAAACGCTTAGGCGCAAACTGTGTTCCGATTCAATTGAACATGGGCGCTGAAGAAGAATTCCATGGCGTTATCGATCTTATTAAGATGAAAGCCATAAACTGGAATGCCGAAGACATGGGTATGACTTTTACCTATGAAGATATTCCAGCGCAATATTTAGACAACGCACAAAAGTATCGCACAGAGATGATTGAAGCAGCAGCTGAAGCCTCTGACGAACTAATGGATAAGTATTTAGAAGGCGAAGAGCTAACTGAAGCTGAAATCCGACTTGGTTTACGTACCCGTACACTGAACAACGAAATTGTTCTTGCCACCTGTGGCAGTGCCTTCAAAAACAAAGGTGTTCAGGCAGTACTAGACGCGGTAGTAGAATACTTACCATCACCAAGTGAAGTGAAAGCTATTACGGGTGTTTTAGACGATAAAGATGAAACTGAAGCTGAGCGTCATGCAGACGACAGCGAGCCATTCTCGGCCCTTGCATTTAAAATCGCTACTGACCCATTCGTAGGAACGCTGACTTTCTTCCGTTGTTACTCTGGCGTTGTTAATACTGGTGATACGGTATACAACCCAGTGAAAGGTAAACGCGAGCGTTTTGGGCGTATAGTTCAAATGCACGCTAAAGACCGTGAAGAAATTAAAGAAGTTCGTGCAGGCGATATCGCCGCAGCCATTGGTCTTAAAGATGTGACCACAGGTGATACGCTTTGCGATCCGAATAATGTCATTACGCTAGAGCGTATGGAATTTCCTGATCCGGTAATTTCTATCGCTGTTGAGCCTCGCTCTCAAGCTGACCAAGAAAAGATGGGACTCGCGTTAGGTAAGCTAGCCGCTGAAGACCCGTCATTTAAGGTTAAGACTGATGAAGAGTCTGGCCAGACGATTATCTCTGGTATGGGTGAGCTTCACCTTGATATCATTGTTGATCGTATGAAACGCGAATTTAAGGTTGAATGTAACGTAGGTAAACCTCAGGTTGCTTATCGTGAAACTATTCGTAAGAAAGTAGAAGTTGAAGGTAAATTCGTACGTCAGTCTGGCGGCCGTGGCCAATTTGGTCATGTATGGCTTCGTATTGAGCCACAAGCTGAAGAAGGCGCAGGCTACGAATTTGTTAATGACATCACCGGTGGTGTGGTACCAAAAGAGTTCATACCAGCGGTTGATAAAGGAATTCAGGAGCAGTTGCAAAGTGGTGTTGTAGCAGGGTATCCGGTACTAGATGTAAAGGTAACTTTGTTCGACGGTTCGTACCACGATGTTGACTCTTCTGAAATGGCGTTTAAGATCGCCGGCTCTATGGGTTTCAAAAAAGGCGCCGCAGAAGCAAATCCGGTGTTGCTTGAACCCATGATGAAAGTTGAAGTAACTACTCCAGAAGACTGGATGGGTGATGTGGTTGGTGACCTAAATCGTCGTCGCGGCATGATCGAAGGTATGGAAGAAGGCGTAGCAGGTATTAAAATAGTACGTGCTAAGGTGCCGCTTTCAGAAATGTTCGGGTATGCTACTGACTTGCGTTCACAAACGCAGGGTCGCGCATCATACTCTATGGAGTTCTTCAATTATTCTGAGGCGCCGAAAAATGTGGCGCAGGCTATTATTGAATCTAGAATTTAA
- a CDS encoding hydroxymethylglutaryl-CoA reductase: MAKIPRGSSNGKSSKDSASNDYSAEMAETRRQFVKNKTGAEMKHVGTFSIEPDTLPGNIEHFTGVAQVPIGLAGPLVIDGVAAKGEFYVPMATTEGTLVASYNRGMRLTAESGGVKTTVIDDAMQRAPVFVFEDARAALAFGKWVTDNFELIKAKAEETTSVGKLRDIEQYAVSKMRWLRFNFTCGDAAGQNMVSKATRHACQWMQSQHIAGLEHFALSGNLDTDKKHSFLNSLHTRGKRVVAEATIPADLMKSLMHCSPEALFKQRQLSNMGAFIAGSVSNGAHFANGITALFIACGQDVANVAESSAGYTYSEITPNGDYYFSITIPSLVVASYGGGTGLATQRECLETLGCYGKGGVNKLAEIIAATVLCGELSLGAAVVADEWVSSHDQFGRNRP; the protein is encoded by the coding sequence ATGGCTAAGATCCCACGCGGCAGCTCCAATGGCAAAAGCTCAAAAGATAGTGCCTCCAACGACTACAGCGCAGAAATGGCGGAAACACGGCGTCAGTTTGTGAAGAATAAAACCGGCGCTGAAATGAAACATGTCGGTACGTTTTCAATTGAGCCAGATACCTTGCCAGGTAACATTGAGCACTTTACCGGTGTTGCTCAAGTACCTATCGGATTGGCCGGGCCGCTTGTTATAGACGGAGTAGCCGCAAAAGGCGAATTCTATGTACCAATGGCAACCACGGAAGGGACGTTAGTTGCAAGCTATAACCGCGGCATGCGCTTAACCGCAGAGTCGGGAGGGGTTAAAACTACCGTTATTGATGATGCTATGCAGCGGGCACCAGTATTTGTGTTTGAAGACGCTCGCGCGGCACTAGCATTCGGGAAGTGGGTAACTGACAACTTCGAATTAATTAAAGCTAAAGCAGAAGAAACGACTTCGGTTGGCAAGTTGCGTGATATTGAGCAGTATGCCGTATCTAAAATGCGGTGGTTACGCTTTAACTTTACCTGCGGCGATGCGGCAGGGCAGAACATGGTTAGCAAGGCCACCCGGCATGCTTGTCAATGGATGCAGTCGCAGCATATAGCTGGGCTTGAACACTTTGCCCTATCGGGTAATTTAGATACCGACAAAAAACACTCTTTTTTAAATTCGCTGCACACCAGAGGCAAGCGGGTGGTGGCCGAAGCTACTATTCCTGCAGATTTAATGAAGTCATTAATGCATTGCTCGCCGGAAGCATTATTCAAGCAACGCCAGTTGTCTAACATGGGGGCATTCATTGCGGGTAGCGTCAGCAATGGAGCCCACTTTGCCAATGGTATTACCGCTTTATTTATCGCTTGCGGCCAAGATGTTGCGAATGTAGCCGAATCATCAGCAGGGTATACCTACAGCGAAATCACTCCGAATGGCGATTACTATTTCTCTATTACTATTCCTTCACTTGTAGTGGCATCCTATGGTGGTGGTACTGGGTTAGCAACCCAGCGAGAGTGTTTAGAAACGCTAGGGTGTTATGGTAAAGGCGGCGTGAATAAGTTAGCCGAAATTATTGCTGCAACCGTGTTGTGCGGCGAGTTATCTTTGGGCGCGGCAGTGGTGGCAGATGAATGGGTTTCGAGTCATGACCAGTTTGGTCGTAATCGCCCCTAA
- a CDS encoding DUF2271 domain-containing protein, with protein MKVRNRLAIASGALGLMLASSVSMAAQSVTLDIALPQLDVAEYHKPYVAVWIENSKRKSTQVAVWYDVDMREHEGKEWLKDLRQWWRRGGRSLDLPYDGLTSATKGPGAHVIDTQLNSALSKLSDGDYTLRVEASREVGGREVLSIPFSLPISAESLPVTLEGKSEIGRVSLRLED; from the coding sequence ATGAAAGTGCGAAATAGACTTGCGATAGCGTCTGGAGCGCTAGGGCTTATGTTAGCCTCATCAGTCTCTATGGCTGCGCAGTCAGTAACGCTTGATATAGCTTTGCCTCAGCTAGATGTTGCTGAGTATCACAAACCGTATGTGGCTGTGTGGATAGAAAACAGCAAGCGTAAATCTACTCAGGTCGCGGTGTGGTATGACGTTGATATGCGTGAACACGAAGGTAAAGAATGGCTTAAGGATCTTAGGCAGTGGTGGCGTCGTGGTGGTAGAAGTTTAGATTTACCTTACGACGGTTTAACCAGTGCAACGAAAGGCCCGGGGGCGCACGTTATCGATACTCAACTTAATAGCGCGCTTTCGAAGTTAAGTGACGGCGATTATACCCTTCGTGTAGAAGCGTCTCGTGAAGTAGGGGGCAGAGAAGTACTATCAATTCCATTTAGTCTCCCAATCTCGGCAGAATCACTTCCAGTTACTTTGGAAGGTAAATCAGAAATTGGACGCGTTTCATTGCGTCTGGAAGATTAA
- a CDS encoding NADPH cytochrome P450 oxidoreductase family protein: MTETHRLLIALSSVTLYVLWVAVIFFKSKTNVDSSDSKNQTLIVYASQTGTAEKIARAKAAELAENEAISLVSMASLNLAMLGNVSKALFVVSTYGEGEPPDAGTRFYHTLQRAKKSGATPLSNLSFEVIGLGSREYKQFCRFAVSLYENMSLLGATPLNSLTTLDSGKGEHLVHLNSLANDSSEQIQPWVLEHRKQLNQDNTRGLYAITLKPPPSADETGTAPTTWEAGDIIDIYPDIAHKKRPSSESLTKPLRKLVGRSYTIASAPQEDDLKLVVREVRNAKGELGYGSGFLTHKLLQNQAAYAQIRKNTNAVITDTQCPLVLIAAGSGIAGVRAQLAKRAILKESGPVWIFYGERDSELDNVLSKALSPFHNARCIHKTSIIFSKSSLDSTTASKKYVQHMIVEQADALKAFLGASSGKASNSGKCISSDASPYTDRDGQIYVCGNFEGMGKGVDAALRDVLGEEQYSTLIEKRRYHRDLY, from the coding sequence ATGACTGAAACTCACCGTTTACTCATTGCACTATCTAGCGTCACGCTTTATGTGTTGTGGGTAGCGGTGATTTTTTTTAAAAGTAAGACTAACGTTGATAGTAGTGATAGTAAAAATCAAACCTTGATTGTTTATGCTAGCCAAACCGGCACCGCCGAAAAAATTGCACGGGCTAAAGCAGCAGAATTGGCCGAAAACGAAGCGATTTCCTTGGTTTCCATGGCTTCTTTAAATCTTGCAATGCTTGGCAATGTATCAAAGGCATTGTTTGTCGTTAGCACTTACGGTGAGGGAGAGCCACCAGATGCAGGCACTCGCTTTTATCACACTTTACAGCGAGCAAAAAAGAGTGGAGCTACACCTTTATCAAACTTGTCATTCGAAGTTATCGGGTTGGGAAGTCGGGAATACAAACAGTTTTGCCGCTTTGCAGTCTCTCTTTATGAGAACATGAGCTTACTAGGTGCCACGCCATTAAACTCGCTTACTACATTAGATAGTGGAAAGGGTGAACATCTAGTACATCTTAATTCCTTAGCGAATGATTCATCTGAACAAATTCAACCTTGGGTATTAGAACACCGCAAACAGCTGAACCAAGACAATACCCGTGGCTTGTATGCAATCACCTTAAAGCCGCCTCCATCAGCGGATGAGACGGGCACAGCACCAACAACTTGGGAAGCGGGAGATATTATAGATATCTACCCTGATATAGCGCATAAGAAGCGCCCCTCAAGCGAGTCCTTGACAAAGCCCTTAAGAAAGCTAGTCGGACGTTCATATACCATAGCCTCAGCACCCCAAGAAGATGACTTAAAACTGGTAGTGAGAGAGGTAAGAAATGCGAAAGGAGAACTTGGCTATGGTTCGGGCTTTTTAACGCACAAATTACTTCAGAACCAAGCTGCCTATGCACAAATACGCAAAAATACTAATGCGGTGATCACCGATACCCAATGCCCCTTAGTGCTTATAGCTGCTGGAAGTGGAATTGCTGGTGTTAGGGCTCAACTTGCTAAACGAGCCATACTTAAAGAAAGTGGTCCAGTATGGATTTTTTATGGTGAACGAGACTCAGAACTTGATAACGTTTTAAGTAAGGCGCTATCACCCTTTCACAATGCACGGTGCATTCATAAAACCTCTATTATTTTTTCGAAGTCTTCTTTAGATTCTACCACTGCGTCTAAAAAGTATGTTCAGCATATGATAGTAGAACAGGCCGACGCTTTAAAAGCGTTCCTAGGTGCTAGTTCTGGTAAAGCCTCTAACTCCGGTAAATGCATTAGCAGCGATGCTAGTCCATACACTGACCGTGATGGGCAGATTTATGTTTGTGGTAATTTTGAAGGAATGGGTAAAGGCGTCGATGCTGCCCTACGAGATGTGTTGGGTGAAGAGCAGTACTCCACGCTTATCGAAAAACGTCGGTATCATAGAGATCTCTATTAA